One window of Vibrio sinaloensis genomic DNA carries:
- the pmbA gene encoding metalloprotease PmbA, which yields MDVREQVAQQRVELEAAVAKALEMAAAKSDAAEVAISKTTGLSVSTRMCEVENVEFNSDGALGITVYRNQRKGSASTSDLSEKAIQQTVLAALDIAQFTSQDPFAGPAPKELMVKEIPDLDLFHPDTPDPDYAAQVAIAAEQQALAYSDKIKQSDGASYDSHYGLKVYGNSHGLLASYASSRHSTSCCVIGQGENGEMERDYSYTVARHKDELWTPQTVGQKAAEKTVSRLDAQKLKTGHYPVMFAADVATGLLGHLVMAISGGNLYRKSSFLLDKLGQQVLPEWFNVSERPHVLRGLASSPFDSEGVFTQDREIITDGVLATYLLTSYAARKMNMTPTGHAGGIHNWFVQSTGQSFEQMLQELGTGLLVTEVMGQGVNIVTGDYSRGAAGFWVENGQIQYPVSEITIASNLKEMFNQIVAVGNDVETRSQIQTGSILLESMKVAGE from the coding sequence ATGGACGTAAGAGAGCAAGTTGCTCAACAGCGTGTTGAGCTAGAAGCTGCGGTTGCCAAAGCGTTAGAAATGGCGGCTGCTAAGTCGGATGCGGCTGAGGTCGCGATCAGCAAAACCACAGGCCTAAGTGTCTCTACTCGCATGTGCGAAGTCGAGAACGTTGAGTTTAATAGCGATGGTGCGCTGGGTATTACTGTTTACCGCAACCAACGTAAAGGTAGCGCATCTACTTCAGACTTAAGTGAAAAAGCGATTCAACAAACGGTGCTGGCAGCGTTGGATATCGCTCAGTTCACGTCACAAGACCCATTTGCAGGCCCGGCGCCGAAAGAGTTGATGGTTAAAGAGATCCCCGACCTTGATTTGTTCCATCCCGATACTCCCGACCCAGATTATGCCGCGCAAGTTGCGATTGCCGCTGAACAGCAAGCGCTGGCTTACAGCGACAAGATTAAACAGAGTGATGGTGCCAGCTACGACAGCCACTACGGCTTAAAAGTGTACGGCAACAGCCACGGTTTACTGGCGAGCTATGCCTCGAGCCGTCACAGCACCAGTTGCTGTGTGATTGGCCAAGGTGAAAACGGTGAGATGGAGCGTGACTACAGTTATACCGTTGCACGCCATAAAGATGAGTTATGGACGCCGCAAACGGTGGGACAGAAAGCCGCCGAAAAAACCGTGAGTCGTTTGGATGCGCAGAAACTTAAAACCGGACACTATCCAGTGATGTTCGCCGCTGATGTGGCAACGGGGCTGCTCGGTCATCTAGTCATGGCTATCAGTGGTGGCAACTTATACCGGAAATCTTCGTTTTTACTCGATAAGCTTGGTCAGCAAGTCTTGCCTGAGTGGTTTAACGTCTCTGAGCGTCCACACGTTTTGCGCGGTCTGGCATCAAGCCCATTCGATAGTGAAGGAGTATTCACTCAGGACAGAGAAATCATTACCGACGGTGTACTCGCAACCTATCTACTCACCAGTTATGCGGCGCGAAAAATGAATATGACGCCAACCGGACATGCTGGCGGGATTCATAACTGGTTTGTACAATCCACGGGCCAGAGCTTCGAGCAGATGCTGCAAGAGTTAGGTACGGGTCTATTAGTGACTGAAGTTATGGGCCAAGGGGTCAATATTGTCACTGGTGACTACTCTCGCGGCGCGGCAGGCTTTTGGGTAGAGAATGGTCAAATTCAGTATCCTGTGTCGGAAATCACCATTGCCAGCAATCTAAAAGAGATGTTTAACCAGATTGTTGCAGTGGGTAATGACGTAGAGACCCGCTCGCAAATTCAAACTGGCTCTATCTTGCTTGAGAGTATGAAAGTCGCAGGTGAGTAA
- the yjgA gene encoding ribosome biogenesis factor YjgA, with the protein MARKNQKAPWEEEEEIIWVSKTEMKRDMEELQKLGEELVELKPSVLEKFPLSEDLAEAIKDAQRFKNEARRRQLQYIGKLMRFEDPEPLQAALDKVRNKHSQATAQLHKLEQLRERVVEQGDDAINEVMELYPDADRQRLRQLARQASKEQQAGKPAKAYREIFQILKALNDAQL; encoded by the coding sequence ATGGCACGTAAAAATCAGAAAGCGCCATGGGAAGAGGAAGAAGAGATCATTTGGGTAAGCAAAACCGAAATGAAACGCGACATGGAAGAGCTGCAAAAGCTCGGCGAAGAACTGGTCGAACTCAAACCGTCTGTGCTAGAAAAGTTCCCATTAAGTGAAGACCTAGCAGAAGCAATTAAAGATGCGCAGCGTTTTAAAAATGAAGCGCGTCGCCGCCAGTTGCAATACATTGGCAAATTGATGCGCTTTGAAGATCCAGAGCCACTGCAAGCGGCATTGGACAAAGTACGCAACAAGCACTCTCAAGCGACCGCGCAACTGCACAAGCTTGAACAACTGCGCGAACGTGTCGTTGAGCAAGGTGACGACGCGATTAATGAAGTGATGGAATTGTATCCTGATGCCGATCGTCAGCGCCTACGCCAACTGGCTCGCCAAGCAAGTAAAGAGCAGCAAGCGGGTAAACCAGCCAAAGCGTATCGTGAGATCTTCCAGATCCTAAAAGCGCTCAACGACGCGCAGCTTTAA
- the thiQ gene encoding thiamine ABC transporter ATP-binding protein codes for MLSLNKVDYYYHNELFHFDVAIAEGAIVALMGPSGAGKSTLLALVAGFIEPSQGDIVVRQQSILGRAPHQRPFAMLFQEHNLFAHLSVRQNIALGLNPGLKLTPSQHAEVERAAQQVGVEEYLDRLPEQLSGGQRQRVALARCFVQPHQIWLLDEPFSALDPILREEMLGLVKRLASERNVTVLMVTHHISDAKAIGSDFIFVANGRVEVADKIEQLCSNHSNQALSDFVRAGE; via the coding sequence ATGTTAAGTCTAAATAAGGTCGACTATTACTATCACAACGAGTTGTTTCATTTTGATGTCGCAATTGCCGAAGGCGCTATTGTCGCCTTAATGGGGCCTAGTGGCGCAGGTAAGTCGACCCTACTCGCTTTGGTTGCCGGTTTTATTGAACCGTCGCAAGGTGACATTGTGGTTCGCCAGCAGAGCATCCTTGGTCGAGCGCCGCATCAACGCCCGTTTGCGATGCTATTTCAAGAGCACAACCTGTTCGCTCATTTGAGTGTGCGACAAAACATTGCACTTGGCCTCAACCCTGGCTTGAAGCTTACCCCTAGCCAGCATGCTGAGGTCGAACGCGCGGCGCAGCAGGTGGGGGTAGAAGAGTATCTAGACCGCTTACCTGAGCAACTCTCTGGTGGACAGCGACAACGAGTCGCACTGGCTCGCTGCTTTGTTCAGCCCCATCAGATCTGGTTATTGGATGAACCTTTCTCTGCGCTTGACCCTATATTGCGCGAAGAGATGCTGGGCTTGGTTAAGCGTTTGGCCTCCGAGCGTAACGTGACGGTATTGATGGTCACTCACCATATTAGTGATGCCAAGGCGATCGGCTCTGATTTTATTTTTGTGGCTAATGGTCGGGTCGAGGTGGCGGATAAAATCGAACAGCTCTGTTCAAATCATAGCAACCAAGCCTTAAGCGATTTTGTACGAGCGGGTGAGTGA